The Caldanaerobius fijiensis DSM 17918 genome includes a region encoding these proteins:
- a CDS encoding glycoside hydrolase family 5 protein, protein MNKEKKIRGVNLGGWLVLEKWMTPSLFEGLKAVDETTFCQELGPKAEERLRKHWETFITEEDFKWLANVDINAVRIPVGHWIFGDTKPYVGAIDVLDWAVKTASRYGIGVLLDLHAAPGCQNGFDNGGIMGVMEWHKHPENVARSLDVIERLAQRYAVYDNVIGVELLNEPRWDVPEDILKDYYIRGYERVRKHMNEDVAVVIHDGFRPLIWDGFMSEPEFSNVILDTHMYQCFTDEDKNKDVLGHVEKALKRKEELYEIGRQLPTYVGEWSLGLDGNSLRGLSTFQKEAAMRAFGSSQLLGYENAAGWFFWSYKIEVDSNNEWKCQWDFRECVKRGWLPHRYI, encoded by the coding sequence ATGAATAAGGAGAAAAAAATAAGGGGAGTAAACCTGGGTGGCTGGCTAGTACTGGAAAAGTGGATGACGCCATCTCTTTTTGAAGGTTTAAAGGCCGTAGATGAGACGACTTTTTGTCAGGAACTTGGTCCAAAAGCAGAAGAACGCTTACGGAAGCATTGGGAGACGTTTATAACAGAAGAGGATTTTAAATGGTTGGCAAACGTTGATATAAATGCTGTACGTATACCAGTTGGGCACTGGATTTTCGGGGATACAAAACCTTATGTCGGAGCTATAGATGTATTGGATTGGGCGGTAAAGACGGCTTCGCGGTATGGCATAGGGGTGCTTTTAGACTTACATGCGGCTCCTGGATGCCAGAATGGTTTTGACAACGGAGGTATAATGGGTGTTATGGAGTGGCATAAACATCCGGAAAATGTAGCGAGGTCTCTGGACGTCATTGAGCGGTTGGCACAGCGGTATGCGGTTTATGATAACGTGATCGGAGTAGAACTTTTAAATGAACCACGCTGGGATGTGCCAGAAGATATATTAAAGGACTACTACATAAGAGGTTATGAAAGGGTCAGAAAGCATATGAATGAAGATGTGGCAGTGGTCATACACGATGGATTTAGGCCTCTGATATGGGATGGCTTTATGTCAGAACCTGAGTTTTCAAATGTAATTTTGGATACCCATATGTATCAATGTTTTACAGACGAGGATAAAAACAAAGATGTACTGGGACACGTAGAAAAGGCGCTAAAGAGAAAAGAGGAGCTCTATGAGATAGGGCGACAATTGCCTACATATGTGGGTGAATGGTCGTTAGGTCTTGATGGTAATTCTTTGAGAGGATTAAGTACTTTCCAAAAGGAAGCAGCGATGAGGGCTTTTGGCTCGTCACAGCTTTTGGGCTACGAAAACGCCGCGGGCTGGTTTTTCTGGAGCTATAAAATTGAGGTGGATAGCAACAATGAATGGAAGTGCCAGTGGGATTTCAGAGAGTGTGTAAAAAGAGGATGGTTGCCCCATAGATATATATAA
- a CDS encoding DUF6514 family protein yields the protein MYKTDAKENLSYEYEMVENCVTLYVGDRLAVIPGFGIKITVIDSHGTEYSQVYEKISPYREKVEQLIARFANLALSPYHLWEVMDDIIEEYIVDFDLCASESIDTFLYKNVEVAI from the coding sequence GTGTATAAAACGGACGCCAAGGAAAATCTGAGTTATGAGTACGAAATGGTGGAAAACTGCGTGACGCTGTATGTTGGAGATCGCCTCGCAGTTATACCGGGATTCGGGATCAAGATTACTGTCATTGACAGCCATGGGACAGAGTATTCTCAGGTTTATGAAAAGATTAGCCCGTATAGGGAAAAGGTGGAACAACTTATCGCGCGCTTTGCTAACCTGGCTCTTTCACCGTATCATCTGTGGGAAGTAATGGACGATATTATAGAGGAGTACATAGTTGACTTTGATTTATGTGCAAGTGAAAGCATAGATACATTTTTATACAAAAATGTAGAAGTAGCGATATAA
- a CDS encoding TIGR01906 family membrane protein: MQKIFAFIMAVMFIVSMVVALLLTNLQVVAFNDAFYRMEFKKYNISRNVKISYDELVAISKDIQEYLLGKRGDLNIVVNIEGKDKLLFDRRELRHMEDVRDLFKKGFLVRNISTGLLIISIIYFWIKKRDFLYVLIKWLAILSAVITGIVFILFYVDFNRYFTYFHLIFFNNNLWLLDPSKEMLVNLFPQGFFSDAAFYIIAGYLLELIIVLFIARRFYKRI; encoded by the coding sequence ATGCAAAAGATATTTGCTTTTATTATGGCAGTGATGTTTATAGTTTCGATGGTGGTAGCGCTTCTGCTTACCAACTTGCAGGTGGTGGCATTTAACGATGCGTTTTATAGAATGGAGTTTAAGAAGTATAATATATCAAGAAACGTTAAAATATCATACGATGAATTGGTTGCTATTTCGAAAGATATACAGGAGTACCTGTTAGGGAAAAGAGGCGATCTTAATATAGTTGTAAACATAGAAGGTAAGGATAAGCTTTTATTTGACAGGCGTGAACTCAGGCATATGGAGGATGTGAGAGATCTTTTTAAAAAAGGCTTTTTGGTGAGAAACATATCAACAGGGCTTCTGATTATCTCAATTATATATTTTTGGATAAAAAAGAGAGATTTTTTGTATGTGCTGATAAAGTGGTTGGCCATTTTATCTGCCGTTATTACAGGTATTGTTTTTATCTTGTTTTACGTGGATTTTAATAGGTATTTTACCTATTTTCATTTGATTTTTTTTAATAATAATTTATGGCTATTAGATCCTTCAAAAGAGATGCTGGTGAACCTCTTTCCACAGGGTTTCTTTAGCGATGCAGCTTTTTATATTATTGCAGGATACCTTTTAGAACTGATTATAGTTTTATTCATAGCCAGAAGATTTTATAAAAGAATTTGA
- a CDS encoding bifunctional ADP-dependent NAD(P)H-hydrate dehydratase/NAD(P)H-hydrate epimerase, whose amino-acid sequence MVKVATGEQMREIDKYTIETLGIPGIVLMENAALSVVNQIISRGNFKSAVVFAGSGNNGGDGFAIARHLFNKGYDIKVFVLNNMSSIKGDAKINLDILFKMGVYVMEVSQKENLKFAEKSVKECDVIIDAIFGTGFKGEVRGITKDVIDIINGAKKYVVSVDIPSGVEADTGKVYGTCVKADLTITFQLPKIGLVVHPGLDMVGELIVSDIGIPQQAINTQDIKIVLNDQETASKCFLKREENTHKGTYGKALIIAGSRGMTGAAVMAATSCLRTGAGLVYLAVPDDVLNSVEGMALEVVKIGYSRFEDLYEHIANCDAIAIGPGMGQSEAAGSIISKVIEASHRPMVLDADALNFLSRNQDLLKFIKAPFIVTPHPGEMARLINATVEQVQSDRINVALEFAQRYKSITVLKGSRTIIASDKGVVINTTGNPGMATAGSGDVLTGIITGLLALGCEPLLAATGGVFLHGMAGDIAKEKNGEYGMIAGDIIKYIPEAIKKLQEK is encoded by the coding sequence ATGGTTAAGGTAGCAACGGGCGAACAGATGCGGGAAATAGATAAATACACAATTGAGACGTTAGGAATACCCGGCATTGTTTTGATGGAAAATGCTGCGCTTTCTGTTGTGAATCAGATAATTTCTAGAGGAAATTTTAAATCTGCTGTTGTCTTTGCTGGCAGTGGCAATAATGGTGGTGATGGATTTGCTATTGCAAGACATTTATTTAACAAAGGATATGATATAAAGGTTTTTGTACTTAATAACATGTCATCTATAAAAGGAGACGCAAAAATAAATCTGGATATATTATTTAAAATGGGCGTTTATGTCATGGAGGTTTCGCAAAAAGAAAACCTGAAATTTGCTGAAAAATCTGTTAAAGAGTGCGATGTCATTATTGATGCTATTTTTGGCACAGGCTTTAAGGGCGAAGTAAGAGGAATAACTAAAGATGTCATTGATATAATAAATGGTGCAAAAAAATACGTTGTATCTGTGGATATTCCTTCAGGTGTAGAAGCCGATACAGGTAAAGTTTATGGGACATGTGTTAAAGCTGATTTGACAATTACATTTCAATTACCTAAAATAGGACTTGTAGTACATCCTGGGTTAGACATGGTAGGGGAGTTAATTGTAAGCGATATTGGCATACCCCAGCAGGCAATAAATACTCAAGACATAAAGATTGTGCTCAACGACCAGGAGACGGCATCAAAGTGCTTTCTTAAAAGAGAGGAAAATACCCACAAAGGGACATATGGAAAAGCTTTAATCATTGCCGGTTCCCGCGGAATGACAGGTGCTGCGGTTATGGCAGCGACGTCCTGCCTGAGGACTGGCGCAGGGTTGGTTTACCTTGCCGTGCCAGATGATGTGTTAAACTCTGTGGAAGGAATGGCTTTGGAAGTGGTCAAGATAGGTTATAGCAGATTTGAAGATCTGTATGAGCACATCGCAAACTGTGATGCTATAGCGATAGGTCCTGGCATGGGGCAATCGGAAGCTGCTGGTTCGATTATATCAAAAGTAATTGAGGCGTCCCACAGACCTATGGTTTTAGATGCAGATGCCTTGAATTTTCTATCAAGAAATCAAGATCTTTTGAAATTTATAAAAGCGCCATTTATAGTAACGCCTCATCCTGGAGAAATGGCTAGGCTTATAAATGCCACAGTGGAACAGGTACAATCAGACAGGATAAATGTCGCGTTAGAATTTGCGCAGAGGTATAAGTCGATTACGGTACTTAAAGGTTCGAGAACAATCATTGCATCCGATAAAGGTGTTGTAATAAATACCACGGGTAATCCTGGTATGGCTACAGCTGGTTCGGGAGATGTTCTCACTGGAATAATCACAGGACTTTTGGCACTAGGATGCGAACCTCTATTGGCGGCTACAGGCGGTGTCTTCTTACACGGTATGGCGGGAGATATTGCTAAAGAAAAAAATGGTGAATATGGGATGATAGCCGGTGATATAATAAAATATATACCCGAGGCCATTAAAAAGCTGCAAGAAAAGTAA
- the alr gene encoding alanine racemase, whose translation MKDFLRPVWAEVNLDNIRYNLRKVRESLNKGVEIIAVVKADAYGHGAVQVSRVLVDEGVKYLAVAILDEAIELRENGIDVPILILGYTPEDQLKYVVEYDISQTVFDLNYVRRISQEATIRHKKTKIHVKIDTGMGRIGYTDYERARQEIRQMASLPGIQVEGIFTHFAAADERDKTYTYKQYELFRNLVDDLEKEIEIPLRHVSNSAAILDLPEMELDAVRPGIILYGHYPSDEVSKSIPLRPAMSLKSKVIHVKSVEPGAYISYGRRFKTRRKSVIATVPIGYADGFTRMLTGKARVLIKGQFAPVVGTICMDQMMVDVTDVEGVRMGEEVVLFGMSGNSTLPVEEIADKLGTINYEVLCMVGKRVPRVYIGS comes from the coding sequence TTGAAAGATTTTTTGAGACCGGTATGGGCTGAGGTAAATTTAGACAACATTCGCTACAATCTACGAAAAGTTAGAGAGTCCCTGAATAAAGGTGTTGAAATCATTGCTGTAGTAAAAGCAGATGCTTACGGACATGGGGCGGTACAGGTATCCAGGGTTCTGGTTGATGAAGGTGTGAAATACCTGGCTGTGGCGATTTTGGATGAAGCGATTGAACTCAGAGAAAACGGGATTGATGTACCTATATTGATTTTGGGATATACACCAGAAGACCAATTAAAATACGTGGTAGAATATGATATATCTCAGACGGTATTTGACTTAAATTATGTCAGGAGGATATCGCAGGAAGCTACTATCAGGCATAAGAAGACAAAGATACATGTGAAGATAGATACAGGTATGGGGAGAATAGGATATACCGATTATGAAAGAGCGAGGCAGGAAATACGACAGATGGCCTCATTGCCAGGGATACAGGTGGAAGGTATATTTACGCACTTTGCGGCGGCCGATGAAAGGGACAAAACCTATACTTATAAACAATATGAGCTTTTTAGAAATTTAGTCGATGATTTGGAAAAAGAGATAGAAATACCTTTGAGGCATGTTTCAAATAGTGCAGCAATACTGGACTTACCCGAGATGGAGCTGGACGCCGTGCGGCCGGGAATAATTCTATACGGCCATTACCCGTCAGATGAAGTTTCAAAATCTATACCGCTTAGACCAGCAATGTCTCTAAAAAGCAAGGTAATCCATGTAAAAAGCGTGGAGCCGGGTGCATACATAAGCTACGGAAGGAGGTTTAAAACAAGGAGGAAAAGCGTTATAGCGACGGTGCCGATTGGTTATGCCGATGGTTTCACCAGGATGTTAACTGGTAAGGCGAGGGTATTGATAAAAGGGCAGTTTGCTCCTGTGGTAGGTACCATATGTATGGATCAGATGATGGTTGACGTTACAGACGTAGAAGGGGTCAGGATGGGTGAAGAAGTTGTTTTATTCGGCATGAGTGGTAATAGCACTTTGCCTGTTGAGGAAATTGCCGATAAGCTTGGCACTATTAATTACGAGGTATTGTGCATGGTGGGCAAAAGGGTCCCGAGGGTTTATATTGGCAGTTGA
- a CDS encoding CopG family ribbon-helix-helix protein, which translates to MGANKRILVSLPESLLEEVDHIASIENCNRSEFIREAMKLYIKEKKKMQIRESMKKGYMEMAAINIELAELGFTAENECITTYEIKLSKCD; encoded by the coding sequence GTGGGCGCCAATAAAAGAATTCTTGTCAGTCTTCCTGAAAGTTTATTAGAAGAGGTGGATCATATTGCCTCTATAGAAAATTGTAATAGGTCTGAGTTTATACGCGAAGCCATGAAGCTTTATATAAAAGAAAAAAAGAAGATGCAGATTAGAGAAAGCATGAAAAAAGGTTATATGGAGATGGCTGCGATAAATATAGAACTGGCAGAACTGGGATTTACCGCAGAAAATGAGTGCATCACTACTTACGAAATAAAATTATCAAAGTGTGATTGA
- a CDS encoding type II toxin-antitoxin system PemK/MazF family toxin, whose product MIIRRGDVFYADLSPVIGSEQGGVRPVLIIQNDIGNKYSPTVIVAAITSQINKAKLPTHVEISGTDIGLSKDSVILLEQVRTIDKKRLREKIGHLENDIMEKVNEAIQISMGLIDF is encoded by the coding sequence ATGATTATAAGGCGAGGAGATGTTTTTTACGCAGATTTAAGCCCTGTTATCGGGTCCGAACAGGGAGGTGTAAGGCCAGTTCTGATAATACAAAACGACATCGGCAATAAGTATAGCCCGACTGTTATTGTCGCTGCGATAACATCGCAGATAAATAAGGCTAAGTTGCCCACTCATGTCGAAATCTCAGGTACAGATATTGGACTTTCCAAGGATTCTGTAATACTTTTGGAGCAGGTTAGGACTATTGACAAAAAACGTTTGCGCGAAAAGATAGGTCATCTGGAAAATGACATAATGGAAAAGGTAAATGAAGCCATCCAGATCAGTATGGGTCTGATAGATTTTTAA